A single region of the Marmota flaviventris isolate mMarFla1 chromosome 10, mMarFla1.hap1, whole genome shotgun sequence genome encodes:
- the LOC114104627 gene encoding olfactory receptor 6N1: MGTGNWSQVTEFIILGFPNLQGVQTYLFSLLLVIYLITILGNLLIFLVVYLDSRLHTPMYRFVSVLSFLELSYTAATIPKMLANLLSEKKTISFSGCLLQIYFFHSLGATECYLLTAMAYDRYLAICKPLHYPTLMTQTLCAKVALGCWLGGLAGPVAEISLVSRLPFCGPNHIQHIFCDFPPVLSLACTDTSINVLVDFVINSCKILATFLLILSSYVQIICTVLRIPSAAGKRKAFSTCASHLTVVLIFYGSILFMYVRLKKSYSLDYDRALAVVYSVITPFLNPFIYSLRNKEIKEAMKRQMRRVGNLR, translated from the coding sequence ATGGGCACTGGAAACTGGAGCCAGGTCACAGAATTCATCATCCTGGGCTTCCCTAATCTCCAGGGTGTACAGACTTACCTCTTTTCCTTGTTGCTTGTCATTTACCTCATTACTATACTGGGAAACCTGCTGATATTCTTGGTGGTCTACCTGGACTCCAGGCTCCACACACCCATGTACCGTTTTGTCAGTGTACTCTCCTTTCTGGAGCTGAGCTATACAGCTGCCACTATCCCCAAGATGCTGGCAAACTTGCTCAGTGAGAAGAAGACCATTTCATTCTCCGGATGCCTCCTACAGATCTATTTCTTTCATTCCCTTGGAGCTACTGAGTGCTACCTCCTGACAGCTATGGCTTATGATAGGTACTTAGCCATATGCAAGCCCCTCCACTATCCTACCCTCATGACCCAAACACTGTGCGCCAAGGTTGCTCTTGGCTGTTGGTTGGGAGGCTTGGCTGGGCCAGTGGCCGAGATTTCCCTGGTTTCTCGCCTCCCTTTCTGTGGCCCCAATCACATTCAACATATCTTTTGTGATTTTCCTCCTGTGCTGAGTTTGGCTTGCACTGACACATCTATCAATGTCCTGGTGGATTTTGTGATAAACTCCTGCAAGATCCTGGCCACCTTTCTTCTGATCCTCAGCTCCTATGTACAGATCATCTGCACTGTGCTCAGGATTCCCTCAGCTGCTGGTAAGAGGAAGGCCTTCTCCACGTGTGCCTCACACCTCACGGTGGTCCTCATCTTCTACGGGAGCATCCTCTTCATGTATGTGCGGCTGAAGAAGAGCTACTCGTTGGACTATGACCGGGCTCTGGCGGTGGTCTACTCAGTGATTACCCCTTTCCTCAACCCCTTCATCTATAGCTTACGCAACAAGGAGATCAAGGAGGCCATGAAGAGGCAGATGAGGAGAGTAGGGAACTTGAGGTGA
- the LOC114104535 gene encoding olfactory receptor 6N2 — MEQRNHSSLNEFVLLGFPSVGHVRGWLFGLLLLAYLFTICGNALIFLVIRLDRALHKPMYHFVSVLSFLELWYTATTIPKMLSNLLSEKKTISFAGCLLQTYFFHSLGASECYLLTAMAYDRYLAICRPLHYPAIMTTALCAKMAAGCWTCGFLCPISEVILVSQLPFCDYNEIQHIFCDFPPLLSLACKDTSTNVLVDFAVNVFIILITFLFIMISYGRIIGAVLKIKTAAGRKKAFSTCASHLIVVLIFFGSIIFMYVRLKKSYSLTLDRTLAVVYSVLTPLANPIIYSLRNKELVKAIKRTIFRKEGKASPTHH; from the coding sequence ATGGAGCAACGTAATCACTCCAGCCTGAATGAATTTGTACTCCTGGGCTTCCCCAGTGTGGGACATGTCAGGGGCTGGCTTTTTGGGCTGCTATTGTTGGCTTACCTGTTCACCATTTGTGGCAATGCACTCATCTTCTTAGTCATACGACTGGACAGAGCGCTCCACAAGCCCATGTATCACTTTGTCAGTGTTCTCTCCTTCTTGGAGTTGTGGTACACAGCCACCACCATCCCCAAGATGCTATCTAATCTTCTCAGTGAGAAGAAGACCATTTCTTTTGCAGGATGCCTCCTTCAGACCTACTTCTTCCACTCCCTAGGGGCCTCTGAATGTTACCTTCTCACcgccatggcctatgaccgctaccTGGCCATCTGCAGGCCCCTCCACTACCCTGCCATCATGACCACAGCACTCTGTGCCAAGATGGCTGCTGGCTGTTGGACTTGTGGCTTCCTGTGTCCCATTTCTGAGGTCATCCTGGTCTCGCAGCTTCCCTTCTGTGACTACAATGAAATCCAGCACATCTTCTGTGATTTTCCACCTCTTCTGAGCCTGGCTTGCAAGGACACATCCACTAACGTTCTGGTGGACTTTGCTGTCAATGTGTTTATTATCCTTATCACCTTTCTCTTTATCATGATTTCTTACGGGAGAATTATTGGCGCAGTGCTGAAGATAAAAACAGCAGCGGGCAGGAAGAAGGCCTTCTCTACATGCGCCTCCCATCTCATTGTGGTCCTCATCTTCTTTGGGAGCATCATCTTCATGTATGTGCGGCTAAAGAAGAGCTATTCACTGACTCTTGACCGAACACTTGCCGTAGTCTACTCTGTCTTGACACCACTAGCCAATCCAATTATCTACAGTCTTCGTAACAAGGAACTCGTTAAGGCCATCAAGAGAACCATCTTCAGGAAGGAGGGGAAAGCTAGTCCTACTCACCATTGA